A section of the Paralichthys olivaceus isolate ysfri-2021 chromosome 14, ASM2471397v2, whole genome shotgun sequence genome encodes:
- the washc2c gene encoding WASH complex subunit 2 isoform X2 produces the protein MSGLPEGMANGPSRSEHFENDAQIWERPWSLEEMRQSSASWSLAADSGLFLFLQDFSQRMLSKTHEIEKQLDSLIRDTKATDSCLHSVFNDFLMLSNTQFIENRVYDEEVEDSIPKPDALEKQPEQEKTREQKEAELIPKMQEAVNYGLKVLESAFEHLDIKAGNSDSEDEEATDRVEAILEPKDLYVDRPLPYLIGSQAFMEQEDVGLGDLSSDEMSVDSDRDSVIESEDGKEAVHSDEDFNQEEVEGHNNIKKKSSMLSYDDDDDDDDEDEDEDEDIFGDSDKDDDDDDTKNTGPSSFADELAARIKGEPVNKPEGDRASLASKKKSKVKKEAKPSKSQAEDDSDDMFKPPKMDYDDDDDDDDEFSPFGGKSGLFSGGKGLFDDEDEGDLFSEAPKPFVSEKTKVMKESTKSTAQTAESAKPGKKIPAGAISIFPDSLFSSGKASDSVESKENGTQAPKTSAPSKAVPAGAVVAGGGLFDDEDDDLFNGKSQQKSDTAGKEKPKPKTTIDLFYEDDEDGDIFSDKHSVPVPAQSKKEAVVEQTKPPEKKMPAGAISMFGPGTKSLLSEGLKKRQPSTSEESEKSENGPKLDVGKTAVKLSPKPQTRGLFSDDDDEDTQVFPTIPRSQSKPEPTSQSKSNKASLSFFDDDEEEEDLFASASKSKPKPNQANASTLQPTNTVSSFLFSDDEDQWISSKSNATKPESNTVGIKPSASAPSSLPSAKTSQKSSLFDNDEEDDLFAPTKESSQKKPQRVSLLFEDEGDDDENKGSFFGNKPTVNTNTATPAAAKTPAATSQSSTQSQKSEEVKVSRTVAEDKSPQVEKLDAKTPELLPSAAALVVNREIKKKPAGAVSLFGGIDVLDNKKQKNLLDEHDSDDDFLSKASPPPLVKKEDKEDGKLKTKTFSLFEDENEDESTWTDPIFSKPTGRNTQKPTEERPQTKSTGVFQDEELLFSQTQQKDNDPDVDLFATSGKAASSKHSPVKPAADSLFADEDEDDLFSSTKPKAPPPIAEKPGKPTDRAPLASPESVLEIQKPAPSPVKPKDSSSRIEKLQANLKINPVALLPGAAPVKPGAINVLPGMGPSSSSGVSSSSLSPSPATTPVGPRMDTEGGVSFDTPIQVTILQSAHKSRAKGAIHRRPQSRTARQQAAQRSLGGEEETLSGEVPEPSGSVLPLPDKSSQTQASPTLPNSSALTALPTTSSVPPSLPEISPRPSVLTLSASADTEKKDSGKSILSTKVLLLPDEDDLFGSESLFEAPPVTNTPSTRETTKMIQPQASSGVGQKKDKDKSTFPSIFDDNTDDLFQKVKPRSTTKKAKSSPFLEDDDDDEDIFGVSNSSTPSSTSSREIKNSSSFSKQDIFQDEVATVPKVHKKHKEKTLDASLFDDDIDIFADLKDTYKPKQKSKTKGEAKSIFDDNMDEIFSPSTVKPVTKAPNKSKKTSPSQETSAAAADSSNIFDDPLNALGGN, from the exons ATGAGCGGCTTGCCGGAGGGAATGGCAAATGGCCCAAGCCGGAGTGAACACTTTGAGAATGATGCTCAGATTTGGGAGAGACCCTGGAGTCTTGAAGAAATGAGACAGAGCAGTGCCAGTTGGTCTTTAGCAGCTGATTCAGGA CTCTTCCTGTTTCTTCAAGACTTTTCCCAGAGGATGTTGTCAAAGACTCACGAGATTGAAAAGCAGTTGGACAGTCTGATCCGGGACACCAAGGCCACAGACAGCTGCCTGCACTCTGTCTTTAATGACTTTCTCATGCTCTCCAATACGCAGTTTAtagaaaat AGAGTATATGATGAAGAGGTGGAAGACAGTATACCGAAGCCTGATGCTTTGGAGAAACAGCCTGAACAG GAGAAGACTCGAGAGCAGAAAGAGGCAGAGCTGATCCCTAAGATGCAGGAAGCTGTGAATTATGGTCTTAAAGTACTGGAGTCAGCCTTTGAGCACCTGGACATTAAAGCAGGAAACTCTGACTCCGAGGACGAGGAGGCCACTGACAGAGTGGAGGCCATCCTTGAGCCAAAG gatCTTTATGTGGACAGGCCTCTTCCATACCTGATTGGTTCCCAGGCTTTCATGGAACAAGAGGACGTTGGACTTGGTGACCTCTCAAGTGATG AAATGTCAGTtgacagtgacagagacagtgtgATCGAGAGTGAAGATGGCAAAGAAGCAGTT CATTCAGATGAGGATTTTAATCAGGAGGAAGTTGAAGGTCACAATAATATTAAGAAG AAGTCGTCCATGTTGAgctatgatgatgatgatgatgatgatgatgaggatgaggacgaggacgaggacaTATTTGGAGACTCGGAcaaggatgatgatgatgacgacacAAAG AACACAGGCCCATCGTCCTTTGCTGATGAGCTGGCAGCTCGAATCAAAGGTGAACCAGTCAACAAACCAGAGGGGGATCGTGCAT CACTGGCATCTAAGAAGAAAAGTAAAGTCAAAAAAGAAGCAAAGCCTTCAAAGTCACAGG CTGAGGACGACAGTGATGACATGTTTAAACCACCAAAGATGGATTAcgatgatgacgacgacgatgaCGACGAGTTCTCTCCATTTGGTGGAAAAAGTGGCCTCTTCAGTGGAGGGAAAGGCCTGtttgatgatgaggatgag GGTGATCTTTTCTCTGAGGCACCAAAACCTTTTGTGTCTGAAAAGAcaaaagtgatgaaagaaaGCACAAAAAGCACAGCTCAAACTGCAG AATCTGCTAAACCTGGAAAGAAGATTCCAGCAGGTGCCATTTCAATATTCCCAG ATAGCCTGTTCAGTTCAGGGAAGGCCTCTGATTCGGTGGAGAGCAAGGAGAATGGAACTCAAGCTCCCAAGACTAGTGCTCCTTCCAAAGCAGTTCCTGCAGGAGCTGTTGTTGCTGGAGGAGGGCTgtttgatgatgaagatgatgacctTTTCAATGGTAAAAGTCAGCAAAAATCTGATACTG CTGGCAAGGAGAAACCCAAACCCAAGACGACAATTGACCTTTTctatgaagatgatgaggatggCGACATATTCAGTGATAAGCATAGTGTACCAGTTCCAGCTCAGAGCAAGAAGGAGGCTGTCGTAGAGCAGACTAAACCTCCTGAGAAGAAG ATGCCAGCTGGGGCCATCTCCATGTTTGGTCCTGGGACTAAAAGCTTGCTCAGCGAGGGCCTGAAAAAGCGACAGCCATCGACCAGCGAGGAGTCTGAGAAGTCTGAG aatgGGCCCAAGCTGGATGTTGGAAAAACTGCTGTCAAGCTGTCTCCGAAACCGCAGACCAGAGGTCTCttctctgatgatgatgatgaagatacaCAA GTCTTTCCAACCATTCCTAGAAGTCAATCTAAACCTGAACCTACAAGTCAGAGCAAATCCAACAAggcctctttgtctttttttgatgatgatgaggaagaagag GATCTGTTTGCATCTGCATCTAAATCTAAACCAAAACCTAATCAAGCTAATGCCTCCACACTGCAGCCCACTAATACTGTGTCCAGCTTCCTCTTCAGCGATGATGAG GACCAGTGGATCAGTTCTAAAAGTAATGCTACAAAGCCCGAGTCCAACACAGTGGGGATAAAGCCCAGTGCCAGCGCCCCCTCCAGTCTCCCCAGTGCCAAAACATCTCAAAAGAGCAGCCTCTTTGACAACGATGAGGAGGATGATCTGTTTGCTCCAACAAAAGAGTCAAG TCAGAAAAAGCCTCAGAGAGTTTCTCTCTTGTTTGAAGAtgagggtgatgatgatgaaaataaaggtTCCTTCTTTGGCAATAAACCTactgtcaacacaaacactgcaactCCAGCTGCTGCTAAA ACACCTGCGGCCACCTCTCAGTCATCCACCCAATCACAGAAATCAGAGGAGGTCAAAGTTTCTCGGACGGTGGCAGAGGACAAATCTCCACAGGTGGAGAAGCTAGATGCAAAGACTCCTGAGCTActcccatcagcagcagcactggtGGTGAAtagggaaattaaaaagaagccCGCTGGAGCCGTCAGTCTCTTTGGAGGGATTGACGTTCTTGACAACAAGAAGCAAAAGAACCTTTTAGATGAACATGACAGTGATGACGACTTCCTCTCTAAAGCCAGCCCACCACCACTCGTTAAGAAGGAGGACAAGGAGGACGGGAAactcaaaacaaaaacctttagTCTCTTTGAAGATGAGAATGAAGATGAATCCACTTGGACTGATCCCATTTTCAGTAAACCCAcaggcagaaacacacagaag CCCACAGAAGAGCGTCCACAGACAAAGAGCACGGGTGTGTTCCAGGACGAGGAGCTGCTGTTCAGTCAGACGCAGCAGAAGGACAATGACCCAGATGTTGACCTCTTTGCCACCTCAGGGAAAGCTGCG AGCTCCAAGCACAGCCCAGTGAAGCCAGCAGCGGatagtctgtttgcagacgaggATGAGGATGACCTCTTCAGCTCCACCAAGCCAAAAGCTCCACCTCCG ATTGCAGAGAAACCCGGTAAACCTACTGATAGAGCTCCGCTGGCAAGCCCAGAATCTGTGTTAGAGATTCAG AAACCTGCTCCAAGCCCTGTAAAACCTAAAGATTCCTCATCAAGGATTGAGAAACTTCAA GCAAATCTGAAGATCAACCCTGTTGCATTGCTCCCTGGTGCTGCCCCCGTTAAGCCAGGGGCCATAAATGTTCTCCCTGGCATGGGTCCGAGCTCCTCCTCTGGGGTGTCCAGCTCCAGCCTGAGCCCCAGTCCTGCTACGACTCCTGTAGGACCCCGGATGGACACTGAGGGAGGAGTGAGCTTTGACACCCCGATCCAGGTTACGATACTGCAGAGCGCACATAAG AGTCGTGCCAAAGGTGCAATTCATCGCAGACCCCAGTCCAGAACGGCGAGACAGCAAGCTGCCCAGAGATCTCtggggggtgaggaggagaccCTGAGTGGAGAGGTTCCTGAACCATCTGGCTCAGTCTTACCCCTACCAGACAAATCCAGCCAGACGCAAGCCAGTCCAACACTACCTAACTCATCTGCACTTACAGCCTTGCCCACCACCTCATCTGTTCCACCTTCACTCCCTGAAATCTCTCCCAGACCCTCTGTACTGACGTTGTCAGCATCTGCAGACACTGAAAAGAAAGACTCTGGTAAGAGCATCCTCAGTACCAAGGTGTTGCTGTTGCCTGACGAGGATGACCTTTTTGGCTCCGAAAGTCTGTTTGAGGCCCCTCCAGTCACTAACACACCCTCCACCAGAGAAACTACCAAGATGATACAACCTCAGGCCAGTAGTGGGGTGGgacagaagaaagacaaagacaaaagcaCATTCCCATCAATTTTTGATGACAACACAGATGACCTTTTTCAAAAAGTCAAACCTAGGTCGACTACAAAGAAAGCTAAGTCGTCGCCCTTCTTAgaagatgacgatgatgacgagGACATCTTTGGAGTGAGCAACAGCTCCACTCCCTCATCCACCAGTAGTAGAGAAATCAAGAACAGCAGTAGTTTTTCAAAGCAGGACATCTTCCAG GATGAAGTAGCCACTGTGCCTAAAGTTCACAAGAAGCACAAAGAGAAGACCCTTGACGCCAGCTTGTTCGACGATGACATAGACATTTTTGCTGACCTTAAGGACACTTACAAACCGAAACAAAAATCCAAGACAAAGGGAGAGGCCAAGTCGATATTTGATGATAACATGg ATGAAATTTTCTCACCAAGCACAGTAAAACCAGTGACAAAGGCTCCTAATAAATCAAAGAAGACATCCCCATCACAGGAGaccagtgcagcagcagcagattccAGCAACATATTTGATGATCCACTTAATGCTCTTGGTGGGAACTGA
- the washc2c gene encoding WASH complex subunit 2 isoform X7 — protein MSGLPEGMANGPSRSEHFENDAQIWERPWSLEEMRQSSASWSLAADSGLFLFLQDFSQRMLSKTHEIEKQLDSLIRDTKATDSCLHSVFNDFLMLSNTQFIENRVYDEEVEDSIPKPDALEKQPEQEKTREQKEAELIPKMQEAVNYGLKVLESAFEHLDIKAGNSDSEDEEATDRVEAILEPKDLYVDRPLPYLIGSQAFMEQEDVGLGDLSSDEMSVDSDRDSVIESEDGKEAVHSDEDFNQEEVEGHNNIKKKSSMLSYDDDDDDDDEDEDEDEDIFGDSDKDDDDDDTKNTGPSSFADELAARIKGEPVNKPEGDRASLASKKKSKVKKEAKPSKSQAAEDDSDDMFKPPKMDYDDDDDDDDEFSPFGGKSGLFSGGKGLFDDEDEGDLFSEAPKPFVSEKTKVMKESTKSTAQTAESAKPGKKIPAGAISIFPDSLFSSGKASDSVESKENGTQAPKTSAPSKAVPAGAVVAGGGLFDDEDDDLFNAGKEKPKPKTTIDLFYEDDEDGDIFSDKHSVPVPAQSKKEAVVEQTKPPEKKMPAGAISMFGPGTKSLLSEGLKKRQPSTSEESEKSENGPKLDVGKTAVKLSPKPQTRGLFSDDDDEDTQVFPTIPRSQSKPEPTSQSKSNKASLSFFDDDEEEEDLFASASKSKPKPNQANASTLQPTNTVSSFLFSDDEDQWISSKSNATKPESNTVGIKPSASAPSSLPSAKTSQKSSLFDNDEEDDLFAPTKESSQKKPQRVSLLFEDEGDDDENKGSFFGNKPTVNTNTATPAAAKTPAATSQSSTQSQKSEEVKVSRTVAEDKSPQVEKLDAKTPELLPSAAALVVNREIKKKPAGAVSLFGGIDVLDNKKQKNLLDEHDSDDDFLSKASPPPLVKKEDKEDGKLKTKTFSLFEDENEDESTWTDPIFSKPTGRNTQKPTEERPQTKSTGVFQDEELLFSQTQQKDNDPDVDLFATSGKAASSKHSPVKPAADSLFADEDEDDLFSSTKPKAPPPIAEKPGKPTDRAPLASPESVLEIQANLKINPVALLPGAAPVKPGAINVLPGMGPSSSSGVSSSSLSPSPATTPVGPRMDTEGGVSFDTPIQVTILQSAHKSRAKGAIHRRPQSRTARQQAAQRSLGGEEETLSGEVPEPSGSVLPLPDKSSQTQASPTLPNSSALTALPTTSSVPPSLPEISPRPSVLTLSASADTEKKDSGKSILSTKVLLLPDEDDLFGSESLFEAPPVTNTPSTRETTKMIQPQASSGVGQKKDKDKSTFPSIFDDNTDDLFQKVKPRSTTKKAKSSPFLEDDDDDEDIFGVSNSSTPSSTSSREIKNSSSFSKQDIFQDEVATVPKVHKKHKEKTLDASLFDDDIDIFADLKDTYKPKQKSKTKGEAKSIFDDNMDEIFSPSTVKPVTKAPNKSKKTSPSQETSAAAADSSNIFDDPLNALGGN, from the exons ATGAGCGGCTTGCCGGAGGGAATGGCAAATGGCCCAAGCCGGAGTGAACACTTTGAGAATGATGCTCAGATTTGGGAGAGACCCTGGAGTCTTGAAGAAATGAGACAGAGCAGTGCCAGTTGGTCTTTAGCAGCTGATTCAGGA CTCTTCCTGTTTCTTCAAGACTTTTCCCAGAGGATGTTGTCAAAGACTCACGAGATTGAAAAGCAGTTGGACAGTCTGATCCGGGACACCAAGGCCACAGACAGCTGCCTGCACTCTGTCTTTAATGACTTTCTCATGCTCTCCAATACGCAGTTTAtagaaaat AGAGTATATGATGAAGAGGTGGAAGACAGTATACCGAAGCCTGATGCTTTGGAGAAACAGCCTGAACAG GAGAAGACTCGAGAGCAGAAAGAGGCAGAGCTGATCCCTAAGATGCAGGAAGCTGTGAATTATGGTCTTAAAGTACTGGAGTCAGCCTTTGAGCACCTGGACATTAAAGCAGGAAACTCTGACTCCGAGGACGAGGAGGCCACTGACAGAGTGGAGGCCATCCTTGAGCCAAAG gatCTTTATGTGGACAGGCCTCTTCCATACCTGATTGGTTCCCAGGCTTTCATGGAACAAGAGGACGTTGGACTTGGTGACCTCTCAAGTGATG AAATGTCAGTtgacagtgacagagacagtgtgATCGAGAGTGAAGATGGCAAAGAAGCAGTT CATTCAGATGAGGATTTTAATCAGGAGGAAGTTGAAGGTCACAATAATATTAAGAAG AAGTCGTCCATGTTGAgctatgatgatgatgatgatgatgatgatgaggatgaggacgaggacgaggacaTATTTGGAGACTCGGAcaaggatgatgatgatgacgacacAAAG AACACAGGCCCATCGTCCTTTGCTGATGAGCTGGCAGCTCGAATCAAAGGTGAACCAGTCAACAAACCAGAGGGGGATCGTGCAT CACTGGCATCTAAGAAGAAAAGTAAAGTCAAAAAAGAAGCAAAGCCTTCAAAGTCACAGG CAGCTGAGGACGACAGTGATGACATGTTTAAACCACCAAAGATGGATTAcgatgatgacgacgacgatgaCGACGAGTTCTCTCCATTTGGTGGAAAAAGTGGCCTCTTCAGTGGAGGGAAAGGCCTGtttgatgatgaggatgag GGTGATCTTTTCTCTGAGGCACCAAAACCTTTTGTGTCTGAAAAGAcaaaagtgatgaaagaaaGCACAAAAAGCACAGCTCAAACTGCAG AATCTGCTAAACCTGGAAAGAAGATTCCAGCAGGTGCCATTTCAATATTCCCAG ATAGCCTGTTCAGTTCAGGGAAGGCCTCTGATTCGGTGGAGAGCAAGGAGAATGGAACTCAAGCTCCCAAGACTAGTGCTCCTTCCAAAGCAGTTCCTGCAGGAGCTGTTGTTGCTGGAGGAGGGCTgtttgatgatgaagatgatgacctTTTCAATG CTGGCAAGGAGAAACCCAAACCCAAGACGACAATTGACCTTTTctatgaagatgatgaggatggCGACATATTCAGTGATAAGCATAGTGTACCAGTTCCAGCTCAGAGCAAGAAGGAGGCTGTCGTAGAGCAGACTAAACCTCCTGAGAAGAAG ATGCCAGCTGGGGCCATCTCCATGTTTGGTCCTGGGACTAAAAGCTTGCTCAGCGAGGGCCTGAAAAAGCGACAGCCATCGACCAGCGAGGAGTCTGAGAAGTCTGAG aatgGGCCCAAGCTGGATGTTGGAAAAACTGCTGTCAAGCTGTCTCCGAAACCGCAGACCAGAGGTCTCttctctgatgatgatgatgaagatacaCAA GTCTTTCCAACCATTCCTAGAAGTCAATCTAAACCTGAACCTACAAGTCAGAGCAAATCCAACAAggcctctttgtctttttttgatgatgatgaggaagaagag GATCTGTTTGCATCTGCATCTAAATCTAAACCAAAACCTAATCAAGCTAATGCCTCCACACTGCAGCCCACTAATACTGTGTCCAGCTTCCTCTTCAGCGATGATGAG GACCAGTGGATCAGTTCTAAAAGTAATGCTACAAAGCCCGAGTCCAACACAGTGGGGATAAAGCCCAGTGCCAGCGCCCCCTCCAGTCTCCCCAGTGCCAAAACATCTCAAAAGAGCAGCCTCTTTGACAACGATGAGGAGGATGATCTGTTTGCTCCAACAAAAGAGTCAAG TCAGAAAAAGCCTCAGAGAGTTTCTCTCTTGTTTGAAGAtgagggtgatgatgatgaaaataaaggtTCCTTCTTTGGCAATAAACCTactgtcaacacaaacactgcaactCCAGCTGCTGCTAAA ACACCTGCGGCCACCTCTCAGTCATCCACCCAATCACAGAAATCAGAGGAGGTCAAAGTTTCTCGGACGGTGGCAGAGGACAAATCTCCACAGGTGGAGAAGCTAGATGCAAAGACTCCTGAGCTActcccatcagcagcagcactggtGGTGAAtagggaaattaaaaagaagccCGCTGGAGCCGTCAGTCTCTTTGGAGGGATTGACGTTCTTGACAACAAGAAGCAAAAGAACCTTTTAGATGAACATGACAGTGATGACGACTTCCTCTCTAAAGCCAGCCCACCACCACTCGTTAAGAAGGAGGACAAGGAGGACGGGAAactcaaaacaaaaacctttagTCTCTTTGAAGATGAGAATGAAGATGAATCCACTTGGACTGATCCCATTTTCAGTAAACCCAcaggcagaaacacacagaag CCCACAGAAGAGCGTCCACAGACAAAGAGCACGGGTGTGTTCCAGGACGAGGAGCTGCTGTTCAGTCAGACGCAGCAGAAGGACAATGACCCAGATGTTGACCTCTTTGCCACCTCAGGGAAAGCTGCG AGCTCCAAGCACAGCCCAGTGAAGCCAGCAGCGGatagtctgtttgcagacgaggATGAGGATGACCTCTTCAGCTCCACCAAGCCAAAAGCTCCACCTCCG ATTGCAGAGAAACCCGGTAAACCTACTGATAGAGCTCCGCTGGCAAGCCCAGAATCTGTGTTAGAGATTCAG GCAAATCTGAAGATCAACCCTGTTGCATTGCTCCCTGGTGCTGCCCCCGTTAAGCCAGGGGCCATAAATGTTCTCCCTGGCATGGGTCCGAGCTCCTCCTCTGGGGTGTCCAGCTCCAGCCTGAGCCCCAGTCCTGCTACGACTCCTGTAGGACCCCGGATGGACACTGAGGGAGGAGTGAGCTTTGACACCCCGATCCAGGTTACGATACTGCAGAGCGCACATAAG AGTCGTGCCAAAGGTGCAATTCATCGCAGACCCCAGTCCAGAACGGCGAGACAGCAAGCTGCCCAGAGATCTCtggggggtgaggaggagaccCTGAGTGGAGAGGTTCCTGAACCATCTGGCTCAGTCTTACCCCTACCAGACAAATCCAGCCAGACGCAAGCCAGTCCAACACTACCTAACTCATCTGCACTTACAGCCTTGCCCACCACCTCATCTGTTCCACCTTCACTCCCTGAAATCTCTCCCAGACCCTCTGTACTGACGTTGTCAGCATCTGCAGACACTGAAAAGAAAGACTCTGGTAAGAGCATCCTCAGTACCAAGGTGTTGCTGTTGCCTGACGAGGATGACCTTTTTGGCTCCGAAAGTCTGTTTGAGGCCCCTCCAGTCACTAACACACCCTCCACCAGAGAAACTACCAAGATGATACAACCTCAGGCCAGTAGTGGGGTGGgacagaagaaagacaaagacaaaagcaCATTCCCATCAATTTTTGATGACAACACAGATGACCTTTTTCAAAAAGTCAAACCTAGGTCGACTACAAAGAAAGCTAAGTCGTCGCCCTTCTTAgaagatgacgatgatgacgagGACATCTTTGGAGTGAGCAACAGCTCCACTCCCTCATCCACCAGTAGTAGAGAAATCAAGAACAGCAGTAGTTTTTCAAAGCAGGACATCTTCCAG GATGAAGTAGCCACTGTGCCTAAAGTTCACAAGAAGCACAAAGAGAAGACCCTTGACGCCAGCTTGTTCGACGATGACATAGACATTTTTGCTGACCTTAAGGACACTTACAAACCGAAACAAAAATCCAAGACAAAGGGAGAGGCCAAGTCGATATTTGATGATAACATGg ATGAAATTTTCTCACCAAGCACAGTAAAACCAGTGACAAAGGCTCCTAATAAATCAAAGAAGACATCCCCATCACAGGAGaccagtgcagcagcagcagattccAGCAACATATTTGATGATCCACTTAATGCTCTTGGTGGGAACTGA